A single Deltaproteobacteria bacterium DNA region contains:
- a CDS encoding tyrosine-type recombinase/integrase: MWGASGGPRALRRTKLPKIQFHHLRHTYANLLIAQGEHPKYIQSHLSHSSINVTMDIYGHLMNTVEYRE; the protein is encoded by the coding sequence ATGTGGGGGGCTAGCGGAGGGCCCCGCGCATTGAGAAGGACAAAGTTACCGAAGATTCAATTCCACCACCTGAGACATACCTATGCAAACCTGCTTATCGCTCAAGGGGAGCATCCCAAGTACATTCAAAGTCACTTGAGCCACAGCAGTATAAATGTGACAATGGATATCTACGGCCACCTAATGAATACCGTTGAATACCGTGAATAG
- a CDS encoding type II toxin-antitoxin system MqsA family antitoxin: MTKNAMNCPNGHGAMQIKKLDKSITFRGVDITFQAEYYVCLVCGIEVGTIDQAAATQRAISDAYRKMVGLLTGKEIRERRKKLGLTQDDLARRMSVGIASIKRWEGGLIQSKSMDKALRTALQGQTVGDIYTGNRVLSIPRIKLVLRQFESILGKRLLVKNDRMLYAAKYLWYADMVAFRELGESMTGSTYARLPWGPQLNNYRDLIDEIKNADETMAEPLTVEEKRIITRIAKTFPKKSMVYQATHNEIVWERKTSGELIPYTNSAELTEI, from the coding sequence ATGACGAAAAATGCTATGAACTGCCCAAATGGCCACGGGGCAATGCAGATTAAGAAATTGGATAAAAGTATAACGTTTCGTGGTGTTGATATAACTTTTCAAGCAGAATATTACGTATGCCTGGTTTGCGGCATAGAGGTGGGTACAATCGACCAGGCGGCTGCCACTCAGAGAGCGATTTCAGATGCCTACCGTAAAATGGTTGGTCTGCTGACAGGCAAGGAAATACGGGAACGTAGAAAAAAACTGGGCTTAACCCAAGACGATCTTGCAAGGCGGATGAGTGTTGGTATCGCTAGCATAAAGAGGTGGGAAGGGGGGCTGATCCAAAGCAAATCTATGGACAAGGCCCTGCGTACAGCCCTCCAGGGTCAGACAGTTGGAGATATTTATACAGGTAACCGAGTATTATCAATACCAAGAATAAAACTCGTCTTGAGGCAATTTGAGTCTATCCTGGGAAAAAGGCTTTTGGTAAAGAACGACAGGATGCTCTACGCAGCAAAGTATTTGTGGTATGCAGATATGGTGGCTTTTCGGGAGCTAGGGGAAAGTATGACCGGCTCTACTTATGCCCGGCTCCCGTGGGGTCCACAGCTTAATAACTATCGAGACCTGATTGATGAGATAAAGAATGCTGACGAGACAATGGCTGAACCACTTACAGTTGAAGAAAAAAGGATTATCACTAGAATTGCAAAAACCTTTCCTAAAAAGAGCATGGTATATCAAGCCACTCACAATGAAATAGTTTGGGAGAGAAAGACCTCGGGAGAACTTATTCCGTATACCAATTCGGCAGAATTGACGGAGATATAA